GAAGGAATAATATCTACAGTGATCATAACATTATCAGTCAAATTATTTCCAAGTGCTGGGGGCACTGCAAATCGAAATAAGGAACCAGGAAGGATCCCCGTTATCCCTGTACTTCGTCCGCTCCGAGTTGAATCTGAGGGGGAGTCACCTGTACCAACACTGCTTGGTGCTGCAGATGCCTGCGGTCTGTTGGCACCAGCCCCAAGGGGCTCACTCTGTGCTTCAAGGTGAACCACTTCATTTGATTCTCTTCTAAAAAGATGATGAGATCTAGATGGTATATCAGAGGTAGATATCCTTGAAGATTCATCTCGTCCCTCTCGCCTCCTTCTAGAGAACAAAGGTGTGCATCTATTTCTAAGTGAGGAAGATAACCACGGTCCTGTATTTCTGCCTTCAGATTCTTGGCTAAAATTCTGGGAATCTGGCTCAGAGTTATGATTTTGGCTAAGAGATGACAAACCCCATCTTCGCCGAAGAAATCGAAATCCCTGAGAAGCTTCGGATGCCCTATTATCAGGAATATCAGAGGCTGATGCTGCATTACCACGAGACTGAGAACCTGTCAAGATTCTTGGAGAAACATAAGAATTTTCAGAACTCAATGACCTTGTATTCAAGGAGTCTTGATTAGACCTTCGTGAAAAAAAAGTAGATGACATACTAGAAGCTATACGTGACAGCAATCTCCTTGTTGTGCGTCTACCTTCATTGTCAGAAGATTCTTGAAATGATCTGTGAGATGAGTTAATCCTATCTGAACTGCCTATAGTTGAGGTTTCACCTCTATTTGAAGTATAAGAAAATCCAGGCTGCATACTGCTTTGGGGAGATTCTAATTCTCTTGGAGAAAAATTTGATCTTAAAGAATTTCTACCAGAGTCCCTAGAACATGGTATGGTTTGATGTTCAGAAGGCATTTGGTGGTTAGTAGATGATGCACTCAATTGTAAAGTGCTCAATGAGTTCTCTTTTGGTCTTGCTCCTTGTGAATATGAAGAAGGAACTCTGTCTTGaacacctattttttaaaaaagaaaagataaccaATTACGTGAATTATCTGTGCATTATTAAATTTAAGTCTATTAACCACTAATTAATGCCAAAATTAACCCTTAGATTCAAACTGAACACTGGCATATTATAGCTACACAGCCTAACTaccattacagaaaaaaaattaacatatttaacTATCTGTCTACACTTTTGGTAAAATCCAGTGCTGCTGAATAAAGTCGtcattacaaatttttaaaaacagaaatgcattATAGCTTTATAAGAGGCAAACATCAATCAACCAACACGGATGAAGGTATAACAGTTGAATTTACTGATCAAAAATTGATATGGGAGAAGAATACCTAACATCTAAATGGATAAGGAATTTTAAATGGGTCAAAAACTCAAAGTAAATGACTCATAACAAGTAAAAGCAAAATTCTCATAGGGAGATGgtgtttttgaaatttttcttactCTAATAAGTACAAAGttatttcatgtaaatattaTCATTCTTGTCATTTTATAGCAAACCATGCTAACAGTTCAAACTTTCTCCAACCTTTGGCCTCTTCTTTCAAGTTAACAACAGGGATTTTAATCCCTGATTACTCATCAACCAtaactatgtttaaaaaaaaaaaatactggcccGGAACTCCTAGTCAGAATAGAGCTCTGGCATCTGCAATTTTAACAGTACATTGCTGATGATTCTAACCTTCAAGTGGAATGAGAAATACCACAGCAttcctttataaaaaatattcGTCCATATACCTAGTTTAAGAACTAGATTGTTACTGTGCTAACACATGGTACCTCATGGAAGAATCAATGGGGACGAATCTATTTCACACACTTATACTCCCCAAACCTAGAAGCTACTGACACTGTTTACTAAACCTCCTCCATCCAAAGTCAAGCAAATGAAAATACGCTTTCATTTGTCTTAAATAAAGCAACAAATTGCCCTAATAAGGTCATTTAACAAATCTAGTTAAACCTCCCAATAGAAATGTATATTCTTCTTTGTAAATCAAATTCCACTTTTGTCTGCTATGACTGTCAACTTCAGTTAGTATCTTTTATCTTCAGTTATgtactattattgttttatttttatttttttaattgcacttATTTTTTTCAGGTGGATTCACTGCATAATGGATAACTCATTggacttctattttttttaatttaggcttACACACAGTGACAGAAACAGTGTGGGTTTTTATTTcaactaaatgaaaacaaaaacaaattcatgcTAAACTAAATGAATTCTAAATTATGTCTTAAAATGatgatttcatgtttttcttaattCATAAGGCAAATTATATTGCAGCATATAATAATTATCAAGTATATCTAAAACATATACATTCAGAAGAGTGGAAAAATTATAAGCAAACAGAATTTGGATACTTAGATTGGTTACAATTTTTACAGTAAAACAGCAAAGTCCTAGAATATATATCAAGCTATCCTATATTCTAAATCttcatagtatttatttattcctctgtACTGTGATTTTAatgatacaaagaagaaaatataacattatTAGATAAATTATGCATAACAGTATAGCTTATACATACATGATGAAGTTGTGAAATCACCACTTCGGTGACTATAATCCGCAAGATTACTAATGGAGGAATCTGTTCTCCTCTCTCTCATCAAGTCAGTTCCAAATGATCCAAGTACCACTGATGAAGACCTGGGAACTTGACTATGCCTCCAAGTAGAATCTTAAAATAATTGAAGAAGTTTTAATTCAGAGAAAGCTTTCCAGGTTTCTGATGACAAATTTTCAATACTACACAGAGATAATTATGGCTtattggtggtgctagtggtaaagaaactgtctgccagtgcaggagacttaagagacgcgggttcgatccctgggtcaggaagacccctgggtcaggaagacccctggaggagggcatggcaacccactccagtattcttgcctcgagaatcccatggacagaggagactggcggggtacagtctatggggttgcaaagagtcggacacaactgaagtgatgagGCATGCATGCGCACATAGGAATCCAGTTATATAGTTGCAATGAAAAGCAAAATCCACTAATGAACTAATCACTCATAAAATTATCTCCTACTCATACACACTCTTCTCTAATACGAAAATCTACCCCTCATCTAGAAAGCCAATGTCTCAGTCACTCCCTAAAATATCTGAATATACAATATACACATGATGTAAAAATGATTACAGCAAAAGTGATGAGAACAGCCAAAATCAAAGCCATCTTGAAAAGAAAGAGGTTATACTGCAAGTTACATTATTTTGTCGGAACTATTATTGCTGCCACACTTCGTTCATCCTTATGCTAAGAATTAATGTATCATTCCAATTATAATCTAAATTCTGTtagatataatttcatttaataagaaattaaaaattaagtctCAAAACTTACCCCCCTTTACTGTTTATCTTGAAATTCTGGGTCTTCCTCTCCTAGTCCTAAACTCCTTAAATAATTTCCCTTCATTAAGGGAAAAGGCCCGGGGTTATTATTATGCCTTTACAGAGCAGAAGAGAACAAAAGTATCACTACATAACGATTATCTGTCTACAAAGTTAAGGTCAGTCTGCTCTTACCCATCACATTACTCTTAATATCTTTCAGATGGCCAGTGTCTTTCTCATGGCAGTCCTACTTAACAAAATAGAAAGGAATCGTTTATGCTAATTACTTTATGCCTAAATCTTTCATACCAGAGTGATTGAGTGATTTGTCCAATGTCACACAATTAGAAGACTAGAATCATAGCATTCCAATTCCTTGTACAGAACTTCTAGAACACCACCAACTATTTTTCAACTAAAGAATTTCTACATTTTCTTAAAGTTAAGTGTCATATAGCACAATGTGTATTATTTACAAATACgctaaggaaacattttaaacatgTTATCTGTAAATCTGGCTTTCCCAGTAACAATTTAAAACTTTATCTCCTATAATAATGAGCAGAAGACAGGTCAGTTTTATAAACTTTGCTACTACTACATATCAGCTATTCTAATTAAATAAAATCCATTAATATCCCATTTGTGTAAGACATTTTTACCAAATTTGAACAAAAATCCAAGATGAAGAGTTAATTTCACTTCCAGCACTAACCTAAGGTAAGATTTTGTAAGATCCACTTTTATTTCTGACTCAGTCTCACATGTAATCTACTTGTTTAAAACAGAACAGCTTGGGAAAAGGGCTTTTgtccaaaatatatatacagtgaCTAGTATGtacataaatttaattaattattaccTGATACTGCATTTAAACCATGGCCAACACTTCTTCCAGTTGAGGTAGATGTACAGTTTGTACAAGAAAGTTTAGGTCTTTTTGAATCATGATCCCGTTGCTGGTTTTGTGATCTTGAGCGTGCTCCCTGAGTTATCTCAGACTCACTATACCATGTAGGTTGAAATGGTGACGCAGCTGCTGATGCAGACTGtaagttaaaatgaaattttacaaaggaacaaaacacttgaaatttttaaatatagttgaaatattaaatttaatctaTAGTgttctaatggagaaggcaatggcaaccccactccagtactgatgcccggaaaatcccatgagcagaggagcctggtaggctgcagtccatggggtcgctaaaagtcagacacaactgagcgacttcactttcactttccactttcatgcattggagaaggaaatggcaacccactccagtgttcttgcctggagaatcccatggacggagaagcctggtaggctgcagtccatgaggtcgcagagtcggacacgaatgaagcgacttagcagcagcatagtgttcTAATAAACTGCCGAGGATCATTCATTCTTCACCAAGCACAAATTTTTCTACCATGTAGGTTCTATTGTCTTCTACCACTTGTTCCTTTACATGGTAACTTATTTTGCTAGACAGCCAATTTGATTtaggtatgtcttctttgtaacTGAATATATACACTAGGCTAGGAAACACTGAGGAGTaaaaatttatatgtaattattGTGTTCTCCAGGTTTAATATTAACCCATTGATGAACCTTGTTTCTTCCTCTTATAGGTAAACAGAACACCAAGAAAGGCATTAAGTGTGAGTACTCTTCTGTaagaataatattttcaaggaaCCAAAAACACATCTGGATCTTATGCCCATTCTCAGGAAGTCAAACaacattactgctgctgctaagtcgcttcagtcgtgtctgactctgtgtgaccccatagacggcagcccaccaggctcccccgtccctgggattctctaggcaagaacactggagtgaaaaaaaaagaaaataacactggagtgggttgctatttccttctcctatgcatgaaagtgaagtcgctcagtcatgttcaactcttagcaaccccatggactgcagcctaccaggctcctccatccatgggattttccaggcaagagtactggagtgggataagTCATCCACAGAGACCCAATCAATGAACTGAATAGCACGTGAGAtgaaattcattaaatatttcaaaataaaaccatGTTATGAGCCACCATCATCTATCAGGGACTTAATCCTGCAGGCCAATGGTTTTAAGACCTTTGAATTTCAAAGATCAAAAATACTTttcaagttttaatttaaaatttagaaagaactTCTATTTCTGACCCGTAAATCTAAAATAGCAAGTAGCACCTAACCTCATCCCCAATCTTTTTAAATGGGCATTTTATACGCTCCTAAAACATGAACACACTGGGCACAGCAAACACCCTTTGCTGATAACACAAGAGACaattctatacatggacatcatcaaatggtcaatatcaaaatcagactgattatattctttgtggtcaaagatggagaagttcttgtacagtagcaaaaacaagacttagaacagactggctcagatcattagcTCCTTAAATagagtatggaaaaccactaggccaagcccattcagatatgatctaagtcaaatcccttattatacaGCAGAGGTGAGGAACAGATTCAGGGATTATATCTGgtagacagagggcctgaagaactacgTACAGAGGTTTTAAcagtgtacaggaggcagtgaccaaaacaatcccaaaggaaatgaaatgcaaggcaaagtggttgtctgcggaggctttacaaatagctgaaggtCCAAATTTCTCTACAACGCTGTCAACTCTTAGTACTGTCTCACttgttttattttagccattctagtgggtatgaagtggtgtCTCATTAAGAGTGTACATTTGCATTTCTTAATGggtaatgatgttgagcatctattcATGTGGTTCATTGGCCATTTATACATCTtctgaaaaatgtctgtttagttgctctgctcattttaaactgagttgttttctTTGTTACAACCTAAAGGTTCTTTATATAGTCTGGTTACAAGTTCCTTGTCATATGGCATAGGCTTCACAAATAACTTCTCCCATtttgtaagttgtcttttcacaCTCTTCATGGCAttgctatgggcttccctagtagctcagctggtaaagaatctatgcAATGCAGAAcccggttagattcctgggtcaggaaggtcccctggaaaagggataggctacccagtccagtactctagggttttcctggtggctcagacagtaaagaatctgcctgcaatgcgggagagctgggtccaatccctgggttgggaagatgccctggaagaggacatggcaacccagtgcagcattcttgcctggagaatccccatgggccaaggagcctggtgggctgaggtaTACAACGATTTCACAAAGACagagctgagcgactaagcaaacgGATATatggcatttcagttcagttcagtcacgtccaactctttgcaaccccatgaaccgcagcaaccaggcctcccagtccatcaccaactcctagagtccaccaaaactcaggtccattgagtcagtgatgccatacaacaatctcattctctgtcgtccccttctcctcctgccctcaatctttcccagcatgagggtctttccaaatgagtcagctcttcgcatcaggtggccaaagtattggagtttcagcttcagcatcagtccttccaatgaacacccaggactgatctcctttggaatggactggttggatctccttgcagtccaagggactctcaagagtcttctccaacaccacagtacaaaagcatcaattctttggcactcagccttcttcacagtccaactctcacatccatacatgactactggaaaaactatcatagccttgactagatggacctttgttggcaaagtaatgtctctgcttttgaatatgctatctcggttggtcataactttccttccaaggagtaagcgtcttttaatttcatggctgcggtcaccatctgcagtgattttggagctcaaaaaaataaagtcagccactgtttaaccatctgtttgccatgaagtgatgggaccgcatgccatgatcttagttttctgaatgctgagctttaagccaactttttcactctcctctttcacttccatcaagaggctttttagttcctcttcactttctgccataagggtggtgtcatctgcatatctgaggttattgatatttctcccggcaatcttgattccagcttgtgcttcctccagcccagcatctctcatgatgtactctgcatataagataaataagcagggtgacaatatacagccttgacgtactcctttacctatctggaaccagtctgttgttccatgtccagttctaattcttgcttcctgacctgcatacaaatttctcaagaggcagctcaggtgttctggtattcccatgtctttcagaattttccagtttatgtgatctacacagtcaaaggctttgacatagtcagtaaagacgtttttctggaactctcgtttctttgatgatccagcggatgctggcaatttgatctctggttctcctgcctttcctaaaaccagcttgaacatctggaagttcacggttcatgtattgctgaagcctggcttggagaattttgagcattacttactagcgtgtgagatgagtgcaattgtgcggtagtttgagcattctctggcattgcctttctttgggattggaatgaaaactgaccttttccagtcctgtggccattgctgagttttccaaatttgccggcatattgagtgcagcactttcacagcatcatcttttaggaatcgaaatagctcaactggaatgcgatcaccttcactagctttgtttgtagtggtgcttcctaaggcccacttgactttacattccaggatgtctggctctaggtgaatgatcaccctattgtgatcatctgggtcacaaagatcttttttgtacagttcctctgtgtattcttgccacctcttcttaataccttctgcttctgttaggtccataccatttctgtcctttattgagcccatcttttcatggaaTATGGCATTTATTGACTCACTAAAGTTTTTAATCTGTTATGTCCAATTAACTTTTTTGCAATCATTATCTCAAGAGACTAAGAACAttcatatgaaattaaaaagtggATGAAGCgcatgaaaagacaacttacagaatgggagaaaatatctgtgaatacactaaaaatcacggagttgtacactttaaatgggcaAGTCATATGCTATCtgatttatatctcaataaaactattatttaatGAATGTTATCTACCAGACAATGCTTAATCATGAGAAATAATGTAATGCACAGTAATGAAAGTACAAGTCCAGAATAAAATGCTCTCCCTTGGTTCCTTATTTCCATGAATCAATACCTTATCTGAGATGACTAACAGTTCCTTCCTTGAAAATTTTCCGTATCATAAGCAACAACTAAAAACTCTGACCTCTTCTTTATACAGTCTTCTCTATCACTCACCATTCCCCCTTTTAGACTAAACTGCCAAGCATTGCTTCCTTTTCCATATGAACAAAACACTTTATAGATTTGATTGTGTTTCCTTGTGATCTCCCTGACACCCAAACAAGGGCCCAAgattaactttcagttcagttcagtcgctcagtcatgtccaactctttgcgacgtcatgaattgcagcacgccaggcctccctgtccatcaccaactctcggagttcactcaaactcacgtccatcgagtcagtgatgccatccagccatctcatcctctgttgtccccttctcctcctgcccccaatcc
The window above is part of the Bos javanicus breed banteng chromosome 2, ARS-OSU_banteng_1.0, whole genome shotgun sequence genome. Proteins encoded here:
- the MARCHF7 gene encoding E3 ubiquitin-protein ligase MARCHF7 isoform X11 — translated: MESKPSRIPRRISVQPASSLSARLMSGSRGSGLNDTYHSRDSSFRLDSEYQSASAAASPFQPTWYSESEITQGARSRSQNQQRDHDSKRPKLSCTNCTSTSTGRSVGHGLNAVSDSTWRHSQVPRSSSVVLGSFGTDLMRERRTDSSISNLADYSHRSGDFTTSSCVQDRVPSSYSQGARPKENSLSTLQLSASSTNHQMPSEHQTIPCSRDSGRNSLRSNFSPRELESPQSSMQPGFSYTSNRGETSTIGSSDRINSSHRSFQESSDNEGRRTTRRLLSRIASSMSSTFFSRRSNQDSLNTRSLSSENSYVSPRILTGSQSRGNAASASDIPDNRASEASQGFRFLRRRWGLSSLSQNHNSEPDSQNFSQESEGRNTGPWLSSSLRNRCTPLFSRRRREGRDESSRISTSDIPSRSHHLFRRESNEVVHLEAQSEPLGAGANRPQASAAPSSVGTGDSPSDSTRSGRSTGITGILPGSLFRFAVPPALGNNLTDNVMITVDIIPSGWSSSDGKNDKTKNVPSRDPERLQKIKESLLLEDSEEEEGDLCRICQMAAASSSNLLIEPCKCTGSLQYVHQECMKKWLQAKINSGSSLEAVTTCELCKEKLQLNLEDFDIHELHRARANEQAEYEFISSGLYLVVLLHLCEQSFSDMMGNTNEPSTRVRLQKMILKRMETITEHLILPNCI
- the MARCHF7 gene encoding E3 ubiquitin-protein ligase MARCHF7 isoform X8 produces the protein MESKPSRIPRRISVQPASSLSARLMSGSRGSGLNDTYHSRDSSFRLDSEYQSASAAASPFQPTWYSESEITQGARSRSQNQQRDHDSKRPKLSCTNCTSTSTGRSVGHGLNAVSDSTWRHSQVPRSSSVVLGSFGTDLMRERRTDSSISNLADYSHRSGDFTTSSCVQDRVPSSYSQGARPKENSLSTLQLSASSTNHQMPSEHQTIPCSRDSGRNSLRSNFSPRELESPQSSMQPGFSYTSNRGETSTIGSSDRINSSHRSFQESSDNEGRRTTRRLLSRIASSMSSTFFSRRSNQDSLNTRSLSSENSYVSPRILTGSQSRGNAASASDIPDNRASEASQGFRFLRRRWGLSSLSQNHNSEPDSQNFSQESEGRNTGPWLSSSLRNRCTPLFSRRRREGRDESSRISTSDIPSRSHHLFRRESNEVVHLEAQSEPLGAGANRPQASAAPSSVGTGDSPSDSTRSGRSTGITGILPGSLFRFAVPPALGNNLTDNVMITVDIIPSGWSSSDGKNDKTKNVPSRDPERLQKIKESLLLEDSEEEEGDLCRICQMAAASSSNLLIEPCKCTGSLQYVHQECMKKWLQAKINSGSSLEAVTTCELCKEKLQLNLEDFDIHELHRARANEQAEYEFISSGLYLVVLLHLCEQSFSDMMGNTNEPSTRVRFINLARTLQAHMEDLETSEDDSEEDGDHNRTFDIA
- the MARCHF7 gene encoding E3 ubiquitin-protein ligase MARCHF7 isoform X3, with translation MESKPSRIPRRISVQPASSLSARLMSGSRGSGLNDTYHSRDSSFRLDSEYQSASAAASPFQPTWYSESEITQGARSRSQNQQRDHDSKRPKLSCTNCTSTSTGRSVGHGLNAVSDSTWRHSQVPRSSSVVLGSFGTDLMRERRTDSSISNLADYSHRSGDFTTSSCVQDRVPSSYSQGARPKENSLSTLQLSASSTNHQMPSEHQTIPCSRDSGRNSLRSNFSPRELESPQSSMQPGFSYTSNRGETSTIGSSDRINSSHRSFQESSDNEGRRTTRRLLSRIASSMSSTFFSRRSNQDSLNTRSLSSENSYVSPRILTGSQSRGNAASASDIPDNRASEASQGFRFLRRRWGLSSLSQNHNSEPDSQNFSQESEGRNTGPWLSSSLRNRCTPLFSRRRREGRDESSRISTSDIPSRSHHLFRRESNEVVHLEAQSEPLGAGANRPQASAAPSSVGTGDSPSDSTRSGRSTGITGILPGSLFRFAVPPALGNNLTDNVMITVDIIPSGWSSSDGKNDKTKNVPSRDPERLQKIKESLLLEDSEEEEGDLCRICQMAAASSSNLLIEPCKCTGSLQYVHQECMKKWLQAKINSGSSLEAVTTCELCKEKLQLNLEDFDIHELHRARANEQAEYEFISSGLYLVVLLHLCEQSFSDMMGNTNEPSTRVRFINLARTLQAHMEDLESICTACPLLKVLQSPGCFIPAVISQILLSFRR
- the MARCHF7 gene encoding E3 ubiquitin-protein ligase MARCHF7 isoform X12, with translation MVQNYDHLMSLVTSASAAASPFQPTWYSESEITQGARSRSQNQQRDHDSKRPKLSCTNCTSTSTGRSVGHGLNAVSDSTWRHSQVPRSSSVVLGSFGTDLMRERRTDSSISNLADYSHRSGDFTTSSCVQDRVPSSYSQGARPKENSLSTLQLSASSTNHQMPSEHQTIPCSRDSGRNSLRSNFSPRELESPQSSMQPGFSYTSNRGETSTIGSSDRINSSHRSFQESSDNEGRRTTRRLLSRIASSMSSTFFSRRSNQDSLNTRSLSSENSYVSPRILTGSQSRGNAASASDIPDNRASEASQGFRFLRRRWGLSSLSQNHNSEPDSQNFSQESEGRNTGPWLSSSLRNRCTPLFSRRRREGRDESSRISTSDIPSRSHHLFRRESNEVVHLEAQSEPLGAGANRPQASAAPSSVGTGDSPSDSTRSGRSTGITGILPGSLFRFAVPPALGNNLTDNVMITVDIIPSGWSSSDGKNDKTKNVPSRDPERLQKIKESLLLEDSEEEEGDLCRICQMAAASSSNLLIEPCKCTGSLQYVHQECMKKWLQAKINSGSSLEAVTTCELCKEKLQLNLEDFDIHELHRARANEQAEYEFISSGLYLVVLLHLCEQSFSDMMGNTNEPSTRVRFINLARTLQAHMEDLESICTACPLLKVLQSPGCFIPAVISQILLRCVRALASSLLFV
- the MARCHF7 gene encoding E3 ubiquitin-protein ligase MARCHF7 isoform X1 — its product is MESKPSRIPRRISVQPASSLSARLMSGSRGSGLNDTYHSRDSSFRLDSEYQSASAAASPFQPTWYSESEITQGARSRSQNQQRDHDSKRPKLSCTNCTSTSTGRSVGHGLNAVSDSTWRHSQVPRSSSVVLGSFGTDLMRERRTDSSISNLADYSHRSGDFTTSSCVQDRVPSSYSQGARPKENSLSTLQLSASSTNHQMPSEHQTIPCSRDSGRNSLRSNFSPRELESPQSSMQPGFSYTSNRGETSTIGSSDRINSSHRSFQESSDNEGRRTTRRLLSRIASSMSSTFFSRRSNQDSLNTRSLSSENSYVSPRILTGSQSRGNAASASDIPDNRASEASQGFRFLRRRWGLSSLSQNHNSEPDSQNFSQESEGRNTGPWLSSSLRNRCTPLFSRRRREGRDESSRISTSDIPSRSHHLFRRESNEVVHLEAQSEPLGAGANRPQASAAPSSVGTGDSPSDSTRSGRSTGITGILPGSLFRFAVPPALGNNLTDNVMITVDIIPSGWSSSDGKNDKTKNVPSRDPERLQKIKESLLLEDSEEEEGDLCRICQMAAASSSNLLIEPCKCTGSLQYVHQECMKKWLQAKINSGSSLEAVTTCELCKEKLQLNLEDFDIHELHRARANEQAEYEFISSGLYLVVLLHLCEQSFSDMMGNTNEPSTRVRFINLARTLQAHMEDLESICTACPLLKVLQSPGCFIPAVISQILLRCVRALASSLLFV
- the MARCHF7 gene encoding E3 ubiquitin-protein ligase MARCHF7 isoform X5, encoding MESKPSRIPRRISVQPASSLSARLMSGSRGSGLNDTYHSRDSSFRLDSEYQSASAAASPFQPTWYSESEITQGARSRSQNQQRDHDSKRPKLSCTNCTSTSTGRSVGHGLNAVSDSTWRHSQVPRSSSVVLGSFGTDLMRERRTDSSISNLADYSHRSGDFTTSSCVQDRVPSSYSQGARPKENSLSTLQLSASSTNHQMPSEHQTIPCSRDSGRNSLRSNFSPRELESPQSSMQPGFSYTSNRGETSTIGSSDRINSSHRSFQESSDNEGRRTTRRLLSRIASSMSSTFFSRRSNQDSLNTRSLSSENSYVSPRILTGSQSRGNAASASDIPDNRASEASQGFRFLRRRWGLSSLSQNHNSEPDSQNFSQESEGRNTGPWLSSSLRNRCTPLFSRRRREGRDESSRISTSDIPSRSHHLFRRESNEVVHLEAQSEPLGAGANRPQASAAPSSVGTGDSPSDSTRSGRSTGITGILPGSLFRFAVPPALGNNLTDNVMITVDIIPSGWSSSDGKNDKTKNVPSRDPERLQKIKESLLLEDSEEEEGDLCRICQMAAASSSNLLIEPCKCTGSLQYVHQECMKKWLQAKINSGSSLEAVTTCELCKEKLQLNLEDFDIHELHRARANEQAEYEFISSGLYLVVLLHLCEQSFSDMMGNTNEPSTRVRFINLARTLQAHMEDLESICTACPLLKVLQSPGCFIPVQVHRVG
- the MARCHF7 gene encoding E3 ubiquitin-protein ligase MARCHF7 isoform X9 — translated: MESKPSRIPRRISVQPASSLSARLMSGSRGSGLNDTYHSRDSSFRLDSEYQSASAAASPFQPTWYSESEITQGARSRSQNQQRDHDSKRPKLSCTNCTSTSTGRSVGHGLNAVSDSTWRHSQVPRSSSVVLGSFGTDLMRERRTDSSISNLADYSHRSGDFTTSSCVQDRVPSSYSQGARPKENSLSTLQLSASSTNHQMPSEHQTIPCSRDSGRNSLRSNFSPRELESPQSSMQPGFSYTSNRGETSTIGSSDRINSSHRSFQESSDNEGRRTTRRLLSRIASSMSSTFFSRRSNQDSLNTRSLSSENSYVSPRILTGSQSRGNAASASDIPDNRASEASQGFRFLRRRWGLSSLSQNHNSEPDSQNFSQESEGRNTGPWLSSSLRNRCTPLFSRRRREGRDESSRISTSDIPSRSHHLFRRESNEVVHLEAQSEPLGAGANRPQASAAPSSVGTGDSPSDSTRSGRSTGITGILPGSLFRFAVPPALGNNLTDNVMITVDIIPSGWSSSDGKNDKTKNVPSRDPERLQKIKESLLLEDSEEEEGDLCRICQMAAASSSNLLIEPCKCTGSLQYVHQECMKKWLQAKINSGSSLEAVTTCELCKEKLQLNLEDFDIHELHRARANEQAEYEFISSGLYLVVLLHLCEQSFSDMMGNTNEPSTRVRFINLARTLQAHMEDLETVISQILLSFRR
- the MARCHF7 gene encoding E3 ubiquitin-protein ligase MARCHF7 isoform X4, encoding MESKPSRIPRRISVQPASSLSARLMSGSRGSGLNDTYHSRDSSFRLDSEYQSASAAASPFQPTWYSESEITQGARSRSQNQQRDHDSKRPKLSCTNCTSTSTGRSVGHGLNAVSDSTWRHSQVPRSSSVVLGSFGTDLMRERRTDSSISNLADYSHRSGDFTTSSCVQDRVPSSYSQGARPKENSLSTLQLSASSTNHQMPSEHQTIPCSRDSGRNSLRSNFSPRELESPQSSMQPGFSYTSNRGETSTIGSSDRINSSHRSFQESSDNEGRRTTRRLLSRIASSMSSTFFSRRSNQDSLNTRSLSSENSYVSPRILTGSQSRGNAASASDIPDNRASEASQGFRFLRRRWGLSSLSQNHNSEPDSQNFSQESEGRNTGPWLSSSLRNRCTPLFSRRRREGRDESSRISTSDIPSRSHHLFRRESNEVVHLEAQSEPLGAGANRPQASAAPSSVGTGDSPSDSTRSGRSTGITGILPGSLFRFAVPPALGNNLTDNVMITVDIIPSGWSSSDGKNDKTKNVPSRDPERLQKIKESLLLEDSEEEEGDLCRICQMAAASSSNLLIEPCKCTGSLQYVHQECMKKWLQAKINSGSSLEAVTTCELCKEKLQLNLEDFDIHELHRARANEQAEYEFISSGLYLVVLLHLCEQSFSDMMGNTNEPSTRVRFINLARTLQAHMEDLESRWNFPSPDLLNLLLQIKPVEQNPSIYTLPN